A genome region from Brassica oleracea var. oleracea cultivar TO1000 chromosome C2, BOL, whole genome shotgun sequence includes the following:
- the LOC106325487 gene encoding O-acyltransferase WSD1-like isoform X3: MAMEKQMISGEVPVSPFSRLFSMPGLDCFNIVTIGLKHEANPSAFVEGLKNTLETGIGGKKAKWIPTKVKVEDHVVVPDIDPTIENPDQFLEDYTSNMVFSPIDMSKPLWEMHILNMKTSDAESFLVARFHHSLGDGMSLMSLLVACSRKTSDPESLPTLVAPKKSKVTNVLWSLVARVWFIIRLMCNTFVEVFNFLLILCSVRDAATPLMEKPISTLSLNKFIHRVISLDDVKIVKNAMNMTVNDVIVGMVQAGLSRYLSQKYDSETNSKLKRSLENVSLRAVVFFNLRSNKKIEDLAEMMAKRSTSRWGNSIGYVMIPLWMRSENDIFEYIRRAKTIMDRKKISLEPLFSYVLLKLTVEIFGSKGGKQALRNLAMRIFGRSTIILSNVAGPSEEISLFEHQISYFAASISGFPQALIVHITSYVNKVIINLGVDLDVIPDPHHLCDHMVEALQMMKSAAEEKCSADLNV; this comes from the exons ATGGCAATGGAGAAGCAAATGATTTCTGGAGAGGTGCCGGTCAGCCCGTTTTCACGGCTGTTCAGCATGCCAGGACTCGATTGCTTCAACATCGTAACCATCGGACTCAAACACGAAGCCAATCCATCAGCCTTTGTTGAAGGCTTGAAAAACACTTTG GAGACAGGAATTGGTGGAAAAAAAGCGAAATGGATTCCCACAAAAGTAAAAGTTGAAGATCATGTAGTTGTTCCTGATATAGATCCCACTATTGAAAATCCTGATCAGTTTCTAGAGGATTATACATCAAATATGGTTTTTTCACCAATTGATATGTCGAAACCGTTGTGGGAGATGCATATACTCAATATGAAAACATCAGATGCAGAATCTTTCCTTGTGGCGAGATTTCATCACTCCTTGGGTGATGGGATGTCACTTATGTCTCTTTTAGTCGCTTGTAGTCGAAAAACAAGTGACCCAGAGTCATTGCCTACTTTGGTTGCTCCAAAGAAAAGCAAAGTAACCAATGTTTTGTGGTCGTTGGTTGCTCGTGTGTGGTTCATAATTAGACTAATGTGCAACACTTTTGTTGAAGTTTTCAATTTTCTGCTCATTTTATGTTCCGTCCGCGACGCTGCAACTCCACTTATGGAGAAACCAATTTCTACACTTAGCCTTAACAAATTTATTCATAGAGTAATTAGTTTGGACGATGTGAAAATCGTGAAGAACGCAATGAATATG ACTGTGAATGATGTTATTGTTGGAATGGTGCAAGCTGGTCTTTCACGATATTTGAGTCAAAAATATG ATTCTGAAACAAATTCGAAGCTAAAGAGATCTCTTGAAAATGTTTCTCTTCGAGCTGTTGTATTCTTTAACCTAAGATCAAATAAGAAAATCGAG GATCTTGCTGAAATGATGGCGAAACGTTCAACGTCAAGATGGGGAAACTCAATTGGTTATGTTATGATTCCGCTATGGATGAGATCTGAGAACGATATATTTGAATACATCCGACGAGCCAAAACAATAATGGATCGGAAAAAAATCTCACTCGAGCCTTTATTTTCCTATGTGTTGCTCAAATTGACTGTCGAAATTTTCGGATCCAAG GGTGGGAAACAGGCACTAAGAAATCTTGCAATGAGAATTTTCGGACGATCAACAATCATATTGTCAAATGTTGCCGGTCCATCCGAAGAAATAAGCCTTTTCGAACACCAAATATCTTACTTTGCTGCAAGTATATCCGGTTTTCCACAG GCACTCATTGTCCACATAACAAGCTATGTGAACAAAGTTATCATCAATCTTGGAGTTGATCTCGACGTAATTCCAGACCCTCATCACCTATGTGATCACATGGTCGAAGCTCTCCAGATGATGAAATCAGCTGCAGAAGAAAAATGTTCTGCCGATTTAAACGTTTAA
- the LOC106325487 gene encoding O-acyltransferase WSD1-like isoform X2: MAMEKQMISGEVPVSPFSRLFSMPGLDCFNIVTIGLKHEANPSAFVEGLKNTLVNHPRFSSILETGIGGKKAKWIPTKVKVEDHVVVPDIDPTIENPDQFLEDYTSNMVFSPIDMSKPLWEMHILNMKTSDAESFLVARFHHSLGDGMSLMSLLVACSRKTSDPESLPTLVAPKKSKVTNVLWSLVARVWFIIRLMCNTFVEVFNFLLILCSVRDAATPLMEKPISTLSLNKFIHRVISLDDVKIVKNAMNMTVNDVIVGMVQAGLSRYLSQKYDSETNSKLKRSLENVSLRAVVFFNLRSNKKIEDLAEMMAKRSTSRWGNSIGYVMIPLWMRSENDIFEYIRRAKTIMDRKKISLEPLFSYVLLKLTVEIFGSKALRNLAMRIFGRSTIILSNVAGPSEEISLFEHQISYFAASISGFPQALIVHITSYVNKVIINLGVDLDVIPDPHHLCDHMVEALQMMKSAAEEKCSADLNV, translated from the exons ATGGCAATGGAGAAGCAAATGATTTCTGGAGAGGTGCCGGTCAGCCCGTTTTCACGGCTGTTCAGCATGCCAGGACTCGATTGCTTCAACATCGTAACCATCGGACTCAAACACGAAGCCAATCCATCAGCCTTTGTTGAAGGCTTGAAAAACACTTTGGTCAACCATCCACGCTTCTCTAGCATACTA GAGACAGGAATTGGTGGAAAAAAAGCGAAATGGATTCCCACAAAAGTAAAAGTTGAAGATCATGTAGTTGTTCCTGATATAGATCCCACTATTGAAAATCCTGATCAGTTTCTAGAGGATTATACATCAAATATGGTTTTTTCACCAATTGATATGTCGAAACCGTTGTGGGAGATGCATATACTCAATATGAAAACATCAGATGCAGAATCTTTCCTTGTGGCGAGATTTCATCACTCCTTGGGTGATGGGATGTCACTTATGTCTCTTTTAGTCGCTTGTAGTCGAAAAACAAGTGACCCAGAGTCATTGCCTACTTTGGTTGCTCCAAAGAAAAGCAAAGTAACCAATGTTTTGTGGTCGTTGGTTGCTCGTGTGTGGTTCATAATTAGACTAATGTGCAACACTTTTGTTGAAGTTTTCAATTTTCTGCTCATTTTATGTTCCGTCCGCGACGCTGCAACTCCACTTATGGAGAAACCAATTTCTACACTTAGCCTTAACAAATTTATTCATAGAGTAATTAGTTTGGACGATGTGAAAATCGTGAAGAACGCAATGAATATG ACTGTGAATGATGTTATTGTTGGAATGGTGCAAGCTGGTCTTTCACGATATTTGAGTCAAAAATATG ATTCTGAAACAAATTCGAAGCTAAAGAGATCTCTTGAAAATGTTTCTCTTCGAGCTGTTGTATTCTTTAACCTAAGATCAAATAAGAAAATCGAG GATCTTGCTGAAATGATGGCGAAACGTTCAACGTCAAGATGGGGAAACTCAATTGGTTATGTTATGATTCCGCTATGGATGAGATCTGAGAACGATATATTTGAATACATCCGACGAGCCAAAACAATAATGGATCGGAAAAAAATCTCACTCGAGCCTTTATTTTCCTATGTGTTGCTCAAATTGACTGTCGAAATTTTCGGATCCAAG GCACTAAGAAATCTTGCAATGAGAATTTTCGGACGATCAACAATCATATTGTCAAATGTTGCCGGTCCATCCGAAGAAATAAGCCTTTTCGAACACCAAATATCTTACTTTGCTGCAAGTATATCCGGTTTTCCACAG GCACTCATTGTCCACATAACAAGCTATGTGAACAAAGTTATCATCAATCTTGGAGTTGATCTCGACGTAATTCCAGACCCTCATCACCTATGTGATCACATGGTCGAAGCTCTCCAGATGATGAAATCAGCTGCAGAAGAAAAATGTTCTGCCGATTTAAACGTTTAA
- the LOC106325487 gene encoding O-acyltransferase WSD1-like isoform X1: MAMEKQMISGEVPVSPFSRLFSMPGLDCFNIVTIGLKHEANPSAFVEGLKNTLVNHPRFSSILETGIGGKKAKWIPTKVKVEDHVVVPDIDPTIENPDQFLEDYTSNMVFSPIDMSKPLWEMHILNMKTSDAESFLVARFHHSLGDGMSLMSLLVACSRKTSDPESLPTLVAPKKSKVTNVLWSLVARVWFIIRLMCNTFVEVFNFLLILCSVRDAATPLMEKPISTLSLNKFIHRVISLDDVKIVKNAMNMTVNDVIVGMVQAGLSRYLSQKYDSETNSKLKRSLENVSLRAVVFFNLRSNKKIEDLAEMMAKRSTSRWGNSIGYVMIPLWMRSENDIFEYIRRAKTIMDRKKISLEPLFSYVLLKLTVEIFGSKGGKQALRNLAMRIFGRSTIILSNVAGPSEEISLFEHQISYFAASISGFPQALIVHITSYVNKVIINLGVDLDVIPDPHHLCDHMVEALQMMKSAAEEKCSADLNV; the protein is encoded by the exons ATGGCAATGGAGAAGCAAATGATTTCTGGAGAGGTGCCGGTCAGCCCGTTTTCACGGCTGTTCAGCATGCCAGGACTCGATTGCTTCAACATCGTAACCATCGGACTCAAACACGAAGCCAATCCATCAGCCTTTGTTGAAGGCTTGAAAAACACTTTGGTCAACCATCCACGCTTCTCTAGCATACTA GAGACAGGAATTGGTGGAAAAAAAGCGAAATGGATTCCCACAAAAGTAAAAGTTGAAGATCATGTAGTTGTTCCTGATATAGATCCCACTATTGAAAATCCTGATCAGTTTCTAGAGGATTATACATCAAATATGGTTTTTTCACCAATTGATATGTCGAAACCGTTGTGGGAGATGCATATACTCAATATGAAAACATCAGATGCAGAATCTTTCCTTGTGGCGAGATTTCATCACTCCTTGGGTGATGGGATGTCACTTATGTCTCTTTTAGTCGCTTGTAGTCGAAAAACAAGTGACCCAGAGTCATTGCCTACTTTGGTTGCTCCAAAGAAAAGCAAAGTAACCAATGTTTTGTGGTCGTTGGTTGCTCGTGTGTGGTTCATAATTAGACTAATGTGCAACACTTTTGTTGAAGTTTTCAATTTTCTGCTCATTTTATGTTCCGTCCGCGACGCTGCAACTCCACTTATGGAGAAACCAATTTCTACACTTAGCCTTAACAAATTTATTCATAGAGTAATTAGTTTGGACGATGTGAAAATCGTGAAGAACGCAATGAATATG ACTGTGAATGATGTTATTGTTGGAATGGTGCAAGCTGGTCTTTCACGATATTTGAGTCAAAAATATG ATTCTGAAACAAATTCGAAGCTAAAGAGATCTCTTGAAAATGTTTCTCTTCGAGCTGTTGTATTCTTTAACCTAAGATCAAATAAGAAAATCGAG GATCTTGCTGAAATGATGGCGAAACGTTCAACGTCAAGATGGGGAAACTCAATTGGTTATGTTATGATTCCGCTATGGATGAGATCTGAGAACGATATATTTGAATACATCCGACGAGCCAAAACAATAATGGATCGGAAAAAAATCTCACTCGAGCCTTTATTTTCCTATGTGTTGCTCAAATTGACTGTCGAAATTTTCGGATCCAAG GGTGGGAAACAGGCACTAAGAAATCTTGCAATGAGAATTTTCGGACGATCAACAATCATATTGTCAAATGTTGCCGGTCCATCCGAAGAAATAAGCCTTTTCGAACACCAAATATCTTACTTTGCTGCAAGTATATCCGGTTTTCCACAG GCACTCATTGTCCACATAACAAGCTATGTGAACAAAGTTATCATCAATCTTGGAGTTGATCTCGACGTAATTCCAGACCCTCATCACCTATGTGATCACATGGTCGAAGCTCTCCAGATGATGAAATCAGCTGCAGAAGAAAAATGTTCTGCCGATTTAAACGTTTAA